Proteins from one Caldisericota bacterium genomic window:
- a CDS encoding adenylate kinase has translation MKTHFIFFGPPGSGKGTQGQFLSKDLGIPFISSGDALREEINKKSEIVEKMYSFIKNGELVPDIVVEKFMSKILDQQTLDKGFILDGFPRTIHQAEFLNIYLSKINVNLDAVICFLMSKEEIIKRISGRRTCEHCNTVYNIYFNSLKDDAKCERCGGNLMQREDDKKEVVFRRIEVYEEKTEPLIAYYKNRGLLIEVNALGTVEDVSKRIKEVLSDRI, from the coding sequence ATGAAAACGCATTTTATTTTCTTTGGTCCTCCAGGGTCAGGAAAGGGGACTCAAGGGCAGTTTTTGAGTAAAGATCTTGGAATACCTTTTATTTCTTCTGGTGATGCATTACGCGAAGAGATAAACAAAAAAAGTGAAATAGTCGAGAAAATGTATTCTTTTATAAAGAACGGCGAACTTGTTCCAGACATTGTTGTAGAGAAATTTATGAGCAAAATATTAGATCAACAGACTCTTGATAAAGGTTTTATTTTAGATGGTTTTCCTCGTACTATTCATCAGGCTGAGTTTTTAAATATTTATCTTAGCAAGATTAATGTGAATCTTGATGCAGTGATTTGTTTCTTAATGTCCAAAGAAGAAATTATCAAAAGGATAAGCGGAAGAAGAACTTGCGAGCATTGTAACACCGTTTATAATATCTATTTCAATTCCCTTAAAGATGATGCAAAATGCGAGAGATGCGGTGGGAATCTTATGCAAAGAGAGGATGATAAGAAAGAAGTAGTGTTTAGAAGGATAGAGGTTTATGAAGAAAAAACCGAACCTTTGATTGCTTATTATAAAAATAGAGGATTACTTATCGAAGTGAATGCTCTGGGAACAGTAGAAGATGTGTCAAAGCGCATAAAAGAGGTGTTGAGTGATAGAATTTAA